The DNA window GAATCGTGGCCCAACTCCATAGACGACAGCGCCGCCAGAGAGGAATGGGACTGGAGTCCTAAATACGACCTGGAGGCCATGACGGTCGACATGCTTGAGAAACTGAAGGTCAAACTATCCTAGAAGTAGGGGAAGGAGAGAGAACCATGCTGGACAGACTGGAGAAAACCCTGAGGGGAGACCTGGAGGAGCTGAGAAGCTCCGGGCGGGCCAAGGGTAAGGAACTGATAATAGAGGACGTCATCAAGCCGGAAGGCGACAGAGGACCTCGCTACCTCGTCAAGGGACACGGGGAGAAACCCTTCATAAGGATGAACTCCAACTCCTACCTTGGGCTAACCCTCCGAGACGACCTCAGAGAGGCGGAGGAAGAGGGAGCCACCAGATACGGAGTCGGCCCCGGAGCGGTCCGGTTCATAAGCGGCACCTTCAGGCCCCACAGGGACCTGGAGAAAAAGCTGGCCGCCTTTCACGGCAGAGAGGAAGCCATGGCCTTCAGCTCGGCCTACATGACGGTAAACGGAGTGCTGACCTCCCTGATAACCAAGGAAACGGCGGTCATAAGCGACGAGCTCAACCACAACTGCATAATAAACGCCATAAGGCTGTCCCGTCCCAGGAGCAAATCGGTCTACGGCCACAACGACGTTGCCGAGCTGGAGAGCAAGATCCTGGAGGCCCAGGGAGCTCGGCGCCTCATAGTCGTCACGGACGGCATCTTCAGCATGAGAGGAGACCACGCCCCTCTCAAGGAGATAGAGGCCATGGTCAGGAAACACGACCATCTCTTCCCTGAAAACGCCATACTGGTGGTGGATGACTCCCATGGAGTGGGGGCCTTCGGAGAGACAGGCAGAGGCACGGAGGAATACACGGGAGGTCGTGCCGACGTCCTGGTGGGCACCCTGGGCAAGGCCTACGGCGTCAACGGCGGCTACGTCGTGTCCAGCGAAGCGATAGTGACCTACCTGAGGGAACACGCCCCCATGTACATCTACT is part of the Dethiosulfovibrio faecalis genome and encodes:
- a CDS encoding aminotransferase class I/II-fold pyridoxal phosphate-dependent enzyme encodes the protein MLDRLEKTLRGDLEELRSSGRAKGKELIIEDVIKPEGDRGPRYLVKGHGEKPFIRMNSNSYLGLTLRDDLREAEEEGATRYGVGPGAVRFISGTFRPHRDLEKKLAAFHGREEAMAFSSAYMTVNGVLTSLITKETAVISDELNHNCIINAIRLSRPRSKSVYGHNDVAELESKILEAQGARRLIVVTDGIFSMRGDHAPLKEIEAMVRKHDHLFPENAILVVDDSHGVGAFGETGRGTEEYTGGRADVLVGTLGKAYGVNGGYVVSSEAIVTYLREHAPMYIYSNPISAGEAAATVKALDILDGPEGRAILKHLRDMTGRFEKGLTDLGYEVIPGDHPVVPLMVRDTEETSRIVSYLLEKGVLATGLNYPVVPKGDEEIRFQISGDHTASDIDAVLDILREYREKR